A portion of the Clostridium gelidum genome contains these proteins:
- a CDS encoding methyltransferase family protein: protein MYLFGDSYFETAIFKEVFQIAFIFYIMAEVFIFSFTSKNNRENSQKKKRDKGSCLMIISGSIAIITFNLLCRKNNLFILPIWIFWLGVIFIITGIILRLYSVVTLGKYFTVTVQVNSNQKIIQTGPYKYIRHPAYSGSILSLIGIALALRSIIGIIGTLIIIAVIYGYRIKIEEKILENNFKTSYKEYKQHTKRIIPFIW, encoded by the coding sequence ATGTATTTGTTTGGAGATTCATATTTTGAGACGGCTATATTTAAAGAAGTGTTTCAAATAGCATTTATATTTTATATTATGGCAGAAGTATTTATATTCAGTTTCACTTCAAAGAACAATAGAGAAAATTCACAAAAGAAAAAAAGAGATAAAGGGTCTTGTCTGATGATAATATCTGGCAGCATAGCTATAATAACATTTAATCTTCTTTGTAGAAAAAATAATTTGTTCATATTACCAATATGGATATTTTGGTTAGGCGTTATATTTATTATTACTGGAATTATATTGAGGCTATACTCAGTAGTCACACTAGGAAAATATTTTACTGTTACAGTACAAGTGAATTCAAATCAAAAAATAATTCAGACTGGCCCCTATAAATATATTAGACATCCAGCATATAGTGGAAGTATATTATCTTTAATCGGAATAGCTCTAGCATTAAGGAGCATAATTGGAATTATTGGAACTTTAATTATTATTGCAGTAATATATGGATATCGAATTAAAATTGAAGAGAAAATATTAGAAAATAACTTCAAGACAAGCTATAAGGAGTATAAGCAACATACTAAAAGAATTATCCCGTTTATATGGTGA
- a CDS encoding DUF3021 family protein, producing MKRKDQYFFGSCTAFTTANIITIIMHFMDKQSTINVNSEIFLILIIILINIILYFMEDLRIKSQVIHITFEFIITSIITFLIGIPLKVIEIASIYDLVESTLIIALVYGITILSIYISTQNDAEDINKKLLEK from the coding sequence ATGAAAAGAAAGGATCAGTATTTTTTTGGAAGTTGCACGGCATTTACTACAGCAAATATAATAACTATTATTATGCATTTTATGGATAAACAAAGTACTATTAATGTAAATTCGGAAATCTTTCTGATTTTAATTATTATATTAATAAACATAATTCTTTATTTTATGGAAGATTTGCGAATTAAATCCCAAGTTATTCATATAACTTTTGAATTTATTATAACTTCTATAATTACTTTTTTAATTGGAATACCACTGAAAGTAATAGAAATTGCATCAATATATGATTTAGTTGAGAGTACTTTAATAATAGCACTGGTTTATGGAATAACCATATTAAGTATTTATATTTCTACTCAAAATGATGCAGAAGACATAAATAAAAAATTATTAGAAAAATAG
- a CDS encoding LytTR family DNA-binding domain-containing protein: protein MRIEIIEEPLVDEIEIQIKCKEKNEYVKQLAATIFEEQLIINGRIENEFTQIYSRDIYYFESVDNKTYIYCRDNVYESDMKLYELEEKLEGTKFTRINKACIMNIAKLKKVKGQINGRLLATLSNGEKLIINRSYVQEVKRKLNI from the coding sequence ATGAGAATTGAAATAATTGAAGAGCCTTTAGTTGATGAGATAGAAATACAAATTAAATGCAAAGAAAAAAACGAATATGTTAAGCAATTAGCTGCAACCATTTTTGAAGAACAGTTAATTATTAATGGAAGAATAGAAAATGAATTTACACAGATTTATTCAAGGGATATTTATTATTTTGAATCTGTTGATAACAAAACGTATATTTATTGTAGGGATAATGTTTATGAAAGCGATATGAAGTTATATGAGCTAGAAGAAAAATTAGAAGGAACAAAATTTACTCGTATAAATAAAGCTTGCATTATGAATATAGCTAAATTAAAGAAGGTTAAAGGTCAGATTAATGGCAGATTACTTGCAACCTTGTCCAATGGAGAAAAGCTGATTATTAATAGAAGTTATGTACAAGAAGTAAAACGCAAATTAAATATATAA
- a CDS encoding MATE family efflux transporter, with product MKTNTKNMKLMEDEKVSKALLTLSIPMIICLLVNASYNIIDAYFAGILGINQIGAISITFPITQGIVGVGVGIGAGAGSYISRLLGNKDIDKANKTASTAVFSSITAGIIITIFTIMFLDKVLLALGATETIMPFAKEYGVICISFCILPLFNVTMNNIMAAQGEGKISMTAMIIGAISNIILAPILIFELNLGIRGAAIATVIAQAITSSFYIWYTFSKSYLKISIHNVSFHKNIFTEILKVGIPTILFNLLASVSMGLITLKASIYGTEQVAAMGIVTRVFAVATYVIFGYSKGVQPIAGYNYGAKNFKRLKEIMKVSTIQATVFCIIAAILMYTYSSQIMSIFSNDYLVKTTGSTALKVNAIVFITFGFQMVIATFFLAFGKGREGGILSICRQGIMFIPIILILPNLIGFNGIIYSQAIADILTTILTVILAVDLIKEFKIIPDDENTLDEVQVDIL from the coding sequence ATGAAAACAAATACCAAAAACATGAAACTTATGGAGGATGAAAAAGTATCTAAGGCATTACTAACACTTAGCATACCGATGATTATATGTCTGCTTGTAAATGCTTCGTATAATATTATAGATGCATATTTTGCTGGAATACTTGGAATAAACCAAATTGGTGCTATATCAATTACTTTTCCTATTACACAAGGAATTGTTGGGGTAGGTGTAGGGATTGGAGCTGGTGCTGGATCGTATATTTCACGTCTATTAGGAAACAAAGATATTGATAAAGCTAATAAAACTGCTTCTACAGCAGTATTTAGCAGTATAACAGCTGGAATAATTATTACTATTTTTACAATTATGTTTTTAGATAAAGTGTTACTAGCATTAGGTGCAACAGAAACTATTATGCCTTTTGCCAAAGAATATGGTGTTATTTGTATATCTTTTTGCATATTACCTCTTTTTAATGTAACTATGAATAATATAATGGCAGCTCAAGGAGAAGGTAAAATATCCATGACAGCAATGATAATTGGAGCAATTTCCAATATAATATTAGCTCCAATATTAATTTTTGAATTGAATTTAGGAATAAGAGGAGCTGCAATAGCTACAGTAATAGCACAAGCAATAACTTCAAGTTTTTATATTTGGTACACATTTTCAAAAAGTTATTTAAAAATATCTATTCATAATGTAAGTTTTCATAAGAATATTTTCACAGAGATCCTTAAAGTTGGAATTCCAACGATTCTATTCAACTTATTAGCAAGTGTTTCAATGGGATTAATAACTTTAAAGGCTAGTATTTATGGAACAGAGCAAGTAGCAGCTATGGGAATTGTAACACGTGTATTTGCAGTAGCAACTTATGTTATATTTGGCTATTCAAAAGGAGTGCAACCAATTGCCGGATACAACTATGGTGCAAAGAATTTTAAGCGGTTAAAAGAAATAATGAAGGTATCTACAATTCAAGCAACAGTATTTTGTATTATTGCAGCAATATTAATGTATACATACTCAAGTCAAATTATGTCTATATTTAGTAATGATTATTTGGTAAAAACTACAGGTAGCACAGCGCTTAAAGTCAATGCAATTGTATTTATAACCTTTGGTTTTCAAATGGTAATTGCAACATTTTTCCTAGCTTTTGGTAAAGGCAGAGAGGGCGGAATTCTTAGTATTTGCAGACAAGGAATTATGTTTATTCCTATAATACTCATTTTACCTAATTTAATTGGATTTAACGGAATTATATATTCACAAGCTATTGCAGATATATTAACTACTATACTAACAGTAATTTTGGCCGTAGATTTAATTAAAGAATTTAAAATTATTCCAGATGATGAAAATACATTAGATGAAGTTCAAGTTGATATTTTATGA
- a CDS encoding sensor histidine kinase: MRKIDIKRFAHHTINLIGIISSIIIGFFIIYKVFNININYFIMTLNIISCFLGIAIYLVVVLIIHKDGGHLSQRFKMIFNAIDKIGNGDFNVSIESNGSRHDHLMSELSVKVNNMAKQLSSMESMRQDFVSNVSHEIQSPLTSIRGFAALLQNENLSYEEKKSYLEIIETETKRLSKLSDNLLKLSSLDCGTKELQIETYDLDKQLKNVILSLEPQWSKKNIEFEIECPHTIVNADKELMSEVWINLLNNGIKFTPYGSKIYVTIENHDSNIEVTIKDSGVGVNEEEQKRIFERFYMVDKSRKRELGGNGLGLAITKKIVNLHGGSIRVESEINKGASFIVSIQIEK, encoded by the coding sequence ATGAGGAAAATTGATATTAAAAGATTTGCTCATCATACTATAAATTTAATTGGAATAATTTCATCTATTATTATTGGATTTTTTATAATATATAAAGTTTTTAATATTAACATTAATTATTTTATTATGACATTAAATATAATAAGCTGTTTTTTAGGAATTGCAATATATTTAGTTGTTGTTTTAATCATTCATAAAGATGGTGGACATTTATCACAAAGATTTAAAATGATATTTAATGCAATTGATAAAATAGGTAATGGAGATTTTAATGTTTCTATAGAAAGTAATGGGTCTAGGCATGATCATTTAATGAGTGAATTATCAGTGAAAGTAAATAATATGGCAAAACAATTAAGCAGTATGGAAAGCATGCGTCAAGACTTTGTTTCTAATGTATCTCATGAAATACAATCTCCTCTTACTTCTATAAGGGGATTTGCTGCATTATTACAAAATGAAAATTTATCTTATGAAGAAAAGAAATCTTATTTAGAAATTATTGAAACAGAGACTAAAAGGCTCTCTAAATTAAGCGATAATTTATTAAAGCTATCATCTTTAGATTGTGGAACTAAGGAATTGCAAATTGAAACATATGATTTAGACAAGCAACTTAAAAATGTTATTTTGTCTTTAGAACCTCAATGGTCAAAAAAGAATATTGAATTTGAAATAGAATGTCCACATACCATTGTAAATGCGGATAAAGAACTTATGAGTGAAGTTTGGATTAATCTATTAAATAATGGAATTAAATTTACACCTTATGGTAGCAAAATCTATGTAACTATTGAAAATCATGATTCTAATATTGAAGTAACAATTAAAGATAGTGGTGTTGGTGTTAATGAAGAAGAACAAAAACGTATATTTGAACGCTTTTATATGGTTGATAAATCAAGAAAAAGAGAACTTGGAGGAAATGGATTAGGTCTTGCTATTACTAAGAAAATCGTTAATTTACATGGTGGAAGTATTAGAGTAGAAAGTGAAATAAATAAAGGAGCATCATTTATTGTATCAATTCAAATAGAAAAGTAA
- a CDS encoding response regulator transcription factor produces the protein MSKILVVDDDKNINILIQSLLKNENYEVVVAFDGVDALEKIEHEKVDMLITDVMMPNMDGWELCKEVRSFSNMPILMLTVLGETIQKVKGFGIGADDYLTKPFEPMELIARVKALLKRYRINESQTISIGNIIIDKNRFIVETNSENITLPLKEFELLFTLASTSGKTFSRELLIENIWGYDFDGNERTLDVHIGRLRDKFSKDEFGIKITTIRGLGYRLEEINEEN, from the coding sequence TTGAGTAAAATATTAGTAGTAGATGATGATAAAAATATAAATATATTAATACAGTCACTACTTAAAAATGAAAATTATGAAGTAGTTGTAGCATTTGATGGGGTAGATGCTTTGGAAAAAATAGAACACGAAAAAGTGGACATGCTTATTACAGATGTTATGATGCCAAATATGGATGGATGGGAACTTTGCAAAGAGGTACGTTCATTTAGCAATATGCCTATTTTAATGCTGACTGTATTAGGTGAAACAATTCAGAAGGTCAAAGGTTTTGGAATTGGTGCTGATGATTATTTAACTAAACCTTTTGAACCAATGGAGCTTATAGCTAGAGTAAAGGCACTTTTAAAGCGTTATCGTATAAATGAATCACAAACTATAAGTATCGGGAATATTATTATAGACAAAAATCGGTTTATTGTTGAAACAAATTCAGAAAATATTACTTTACCATTAAAGGAATTTGAACTACTATTTACCCTTGCAAGTACATCCGGAAAGACTTTCTCTAGAGAATTATTAATAGAAAATATTTGGGGATATGATTTTGATGGTAATGAGAGAACTTTAGATGTACATATTGGGAGATTACGTGATAAATTTTCTAAGGATGAGTTTGGAATTAAAATAACAACTATAAGAGGTTTGGGATATAGGCTGGAGGAAATAAATGAGGAAAATTGA
- a CDS encoding MerR family transcriptional regulator: MYSIGQLALILKVSTRTLRHYDDIDLLKPYNVNEENGYRYYTKEQISLAKNIIKLKEYGLTLEEIKEIIVNGYENNNEIIKKRLNIIEGEITRLSAMKDNLCKVLKENIIIKNKEFNCKKYEVQTVELDIINVISKRCTINIKDVGNIVGSLYEDINKNGLRIKNGHIVKYFENEYDPENADVEVCIPVESRKEGKLKINTIQKGLYVTATANSISEKGDVYENIINWVQLNHYEINGNPLEQYNVNYENGLFKIDIYYPITETVK; the protein is encoded by the coding sequence ATGTATTCAATTGGTCAATTAGCTTTAATATTAAAGGTATCTACAAGAACTCTTAGACACTATGATGATATAGATTTATTAAAGCCTTATAATGTTAATGAAGAAAATGGTTATAGATATTATACAAAAGAGCAAATCAGTTTAGCTAAAAACATAATAAAGCTTAAAGAATATGGACTAACTCTTGAAGAGATAAAAGAGATAATAGTTAATGGGTATGAAAATAATAATGAAATTATAAAAAAGAGATTAAATATTATTGAAGGTGAAATAACAAGATTATCAGCAATGAAGGATAATTTATGCAAAGTATTAAAAGAGAATATAATAATTAAAAATAAAGAATTTAATTGTAAAAAATATGAGGTTCAAACTGTTGAATTAGATATTATAAATGTCATAAGTAAAAGATGTACAATTAATATTAAAGATGTTGGAAATATTGTAGGTTCACTTTATGAAGATATTAATAAGAATGGGCTAAGGATAAAGAATGGACATATTGTAAAATATTTTGAAAATGAATATGATCCTGAAAATGCAGATGTTGAGGTATGTATTCCAGTAGAAAGCAGAAAAGAGGGGAAACTAAAAATTAATACCATACAAAAAGGACTATATGTAACAGCAACAGCTAATTCCATAAGTGAAAAGGGAGATGTTTATGAGAATATAATAAACTGGGTCCAATTAAATCATTACGAAATTAATGGAAATCCCCTTGAACAATATAATGTAAATTATGAAAATGGATTATTTAAAATAGATATATATTATCCTATTACTGAAACTGTGAAATAA
- a CDS encoding creatininase family protein, translated as MSILKMEEMTWKEVESLDKKKSIIFVALSPIEEHGPHLPLGTDYICAKDLLKETVNSLEKQNKEYNYIIHPSFPMGYNECVMNYPGTISFRSRTIENVIVDFGESISRSGFSKVVIVNHHLDLGHVKAIENAKIILNTNYSLKVLEVASSLIYSESEKNNKQILNDSLDMEKEIHADFRETCSMLYNHPRLVKECYKNLQPVYMDIVEFIKGGGKCWRKYGIKEGYIGTPAESSKEQGEIQFKDMVQNSSELILNFIITNHIPELSKEIKSAMNYMVLR; from the coding sequence ATGTCAATATTAAAAATGGAAGAGATGACTTGGAAAGAGGTTGAAAGTCTTGATAAAAAGAAATCTATTATTTTTGTTGCATTAAGTCCGATTGAAGAGCATGGGCCTCATTTACCATTGGGTACTGATTATATTTGTGCAAAGGATTTATTAAAGGAAACAGTAAATAGTCTTGAAAAACAAAATAAAGAATATAATTACATTATTCATCCATCTTTTCCTATGGGGTACAATGAGTGTGTAATGAATTATCCAGGAACTATTTCTTTTAGGTCAAGAACAATAGAAAATGTAATTGTTGATTTTGGCGAGTCAATAAGTAGGTCTGGATTTAGCAAAGTGGTAATAGTAAATCATCATCTAGATTTAGGTCATGTAAAGGCAATTGAAAATGCAAAGATTATATTAAATACAAATTATTCCCTTAAAGTTTTAGAGGTGGCAAGTAGTTTAATATATTCTGAAAGTGAAAAAAATAATAAGCAAATTTTAAATGATAGTTTAGATATGGAAAAAGAGATTCATGCTGATTTTAGAGAAACTTGCTCTATGTTATATAATCATCCTCGATTGGTTAAAGAGTGTTATAAAAATTTACAACCTGTATATATGGATATTGTAGAATTTATAAAAGGTGGTGGGAAATGTTGGAGAAAATATGGAATCAAGGAAGGATATATAGGTACTCCTGCAGAATCAAGTAAAGAACAAGGCGAAATACAATTCAAAGATATGGTTCAAAATTCAAGTGAATTAATACTAAATTTTATTATAACTAATCATATACCAGAACTCTCTAAAGAAATAAAATCTGCCATGAATTATATGGTTTTGAGGTGA
- a CDS encoding spore coat protein gives MQITLSQKERMLLEDQKSHEQICIEKYSNYANQAQENQLKQICKANEQAERNHLDTINQLLSGNIPQMNQKQNQNATQNMNTTVAAVSNISDKDMCSDLLMTEKYVSGTYDTTIFEFRDTQVRDVLNHIQKEEQKHGEAIFQYMESKGMYNVQ, from the coding sequence ATGCAAATAACGTTAAGCCAAAAAGAAAGAATGTTACTAGAGGATCAAAAAAGTCATGAACAAATTTGTATCGAAAAGTATTCTAATTATGCAAATCAGGCGCAAGAAAATCAATTAAAACAAATATGCAAGGCTAATGAACAAGCGGAAAGAAATCATCTTGACACTATTAATCAATTGTTAAGTGGTAATATTCCTCAAATGAATCAAAAGCAAAATCAAAATGCTACGCAAAATATGAATACTACTGTGGCAGCAGTAAGTAATATATCTGATAAGGATATGTGTTCAGATTTATTAATGACAGAAAAATATGTTTCTGGGACTTACGATACCACAATTTTTGAATTTAGAGATACTCAAGTCCGTGATGTATTAAATCATATACAAAAGGAAGAGCAAAAACATGGAGAAGCTATATTTCAGTATATGGAGAGTAAGGGAATGTATAATGTTCAATAG
- a CDS encoding LTA synthase family protein, with protein MKQRLKNIIKHNWLFIFMVIMLQLKSMTLLSMLRTPNSSSISIGNIYFGIPVLWAHVVIIILICSPMFFFKEKGRLRTALIIDILVTILFVADIWYYRANGTFLSIRHLIHNEIFNPEGKNLFNPRLVDLAFFIDYIIVFLIYKFIKIKEYEGKKALPLRVIKAISVFLLSALAIGMGHYYVDIKQMDPGKNLFRLSWAPFQTFSDMSPLGYHGFDIDFYADKNKTLTSNEKNDIENWFNDNKENIPDNKYKGMLKGKNLIAVQVESLENFVINQKVYGQEITPNLNKLLSKSLYFDNIYEQNNSGTSSDADLLVNTSIFPIRQGTTVYSYPWDKYNSLQNLLNGSGYTTISTHAELPGSWNWAEFHKSFGADKILDIQMYNQDEIIGLGLSDESYLKQIAGKLKNEKEPFYAFMTTLTSHGPFDMPENKKYLNLPKELDENMLGGYFQSVRYTDEAIGKFIGELEKNNQLDNTVIMIYGDHCGVHKFYEDDIKNSPLDGDWWKDNHKKIPYIIYSKDVQPGIISKAGGQSDFLPTISYLLGMDRNEFDNSSMGRVLVNTDRDATIINSGDIMGTPKDEKEVDHLKDTFKIADSIIEKNYFGNN; from the coding sequence ATGAAACAAAGATTAAAAAATATTATTAAACATAATTGGTTATTTATATTTATGGTAATAATGCTTCAACTTAAATCAATGACACTATTATCTATGCTTAGAACACCGAACTCATCAAGTATAAGCATAGGAAATATTTATTTTGGAATTCCTGTATTGTGGGCGCATGTAGTTATAATAATATTAATATGTAGTCCTATGTTTTTCTTTAAAGAAAAGGGAAGATTAAGAACGGCTCTAATAATAGATATTTTAGTTACAATTCTTTTTGTAGCAGATATATGGTATTATCGTGCCAATGGAACTTTCTTATCTATTAGACATTTAATACATAATGAAATATTTAATCCAGAAGGAAAAAACTTATTTAATCCTAGATTAGTAGATCTAGCATTTTTTATTGATTATATTATAGTTTTTTTAATTTATAAATTTATTAAAATAAAAGAATATGAAGGTAAAAAAGCACTACCTTTAAGAGTAATAAAAGCTATATCAGTCTTTTTATTAAGTGCATTGGCTATAGGCATGGGTCACTATTATGTAGATATTAAACAAATGGATCCAGGAAAAAATTTATTTAGATTATCTTGGGCTCCATTTCAAACCTTTAGTGATATGAGTCCCCTAGGATATCATGGATTCGATATTGATTTTTATGCAGATAAAAATAAAACTTTAACAAGTAATGAAAAAAATGATATAGAAAATTGGTTTAATGATAATAAAGAAAATATTCCAGATAATAAGTACAAGGGTATGCTTAAAGGAAAAAACCTAATTGCCGTGCAAGTAGAATCATTAGAGAATTTTGTTATAAACCAAAAAGTTTATGGACAAGAAATAACACCTAACTTAAATAAATTATTATCAAAAAGTTTATATTTTGATAATATATATGAACAAAATAATTCTGGTACAAGCTCAGATGCAGATTTATTGGTTAATACATCTATATTTCCAATAAGACAAGGCACAACTGTTTATTCTTATCCTTGGGATAAATATAATTCGTTGCAAAACTTACTAAACGGCAGCGGTTATACTACTATTTCTACTCATGCAGAGTTACCAGGTAGCTGGAATTGGGCAGAGTTCCATAAATCTTTTGGGGCAGATAAAATATTGGACATACAAATGTATAATCAAGATGAGATAATAGGACTTGGATTATCTGATGAATCTTATTTGAAACAGATAGCAGGAAAATTAAAAAATGAAAAGGAGCCTTTTTATGCATTTATGACTACATTAACTAGTCATGGACCTTTTGATATGCCAGAAAATAAGAAATATTTAAATCTACCAAAAGAACTTGATGAAAATATGCTAGGTGGATATTTTCAAAGTGTAAGATATACTGATGAAGCTATAGGAAAGTTTATAGGAGAATTAGAAAAAAATAATCAATTAGATAACACTGTTATTATGATTTATGGAGATCATTGTGGTGTTCATAAATTTTATGAAGATGATATAAAAAATTCTCCTCTAGACGGAGATTGGTGGAAAGATAATCATAAAAAGATACCATATATAATATACTCCAAAGATGTGCAGCCAGGAATAATATCAAAAGCTGGTGGTCAGTCAGATTTCTTGCCAACAATATCTTATTTACTTGGAATGGATAGAAATGAATTTGACAATAGTTCTATGGGAAGAGTATTAGTAAACACGGACAGAGATGCTACTATTATAAATTCTGGTGATATTATGGGTACCCCAAAGGACGAAAAGGAAGTTGATCATTTAAAAGATACATTTAAAATTGCTGATTCTATTATTGAAAAGAATTATTTTGGAAATAACTAA
- a CDS encoding YibE/F family protein, with amino-acid sequence MNIILILLIILLILMTVVGGTRGIQSFFTLILNFFTLFFMIILIGAKIDPIKVTFIGSIFISFFSLFFINGFNKKTLSSLLSVIIVILIVMFITYDMGINAKIQGFSNEQTDTVAFYSLYVQINFSKIVICEILIGLLGAIIDVSISISSSMNEIYLNNSFMTKHELFKSGMNIGKDVLGTMTNTLFFAYISGFMTLLIYFSELKYSLATIFNAKVFCSQVFQSMCCGIGIILIIPITAFITSKLMPLSRKSI; translated from the coding sequence ATGAACATTATATTAATACTATTAATTATATTATTAATTCTTATGACAGTTGTTGGTGGTACACGAGGGATACAATCATTTTTTACGTTGATTTTAAATTTCTTTACATTATTTTTTATGATTATTTTAATTGGTGCAAAAATTGATCCAATCAAAGTAACTTTCATTGGATCAATTTTTATAAGTTTTTTTAGCTTATTTTTTATTAATGGATTTAATAAAAAAACATTGTCATCGCTATTATCTGTTATAATAGTTATCTTGATAGTTATGTTTATAACATATGATATGGGAATAAATGCAAAAATACAAGGTTTCAGTAATGAACAAACAGATACAGTTGCATTCTATTCTCTATATGTTCAAATAAATTTTTCTAAAATAGTTATCTGCGAAATACTAATTGGATTATTAGGTGCAATTATTGATGTATCTATATCAATATCATCATCTATGAATGAAATCTATTTAAATAATTCATTCATGACTAAGCATGAATTATTTAAATCTGGTATGAATATTGGCAAAGATGTTTTAGGAACAATGACTAATACATTATTTTTTGCATATATAAGTGGATTTATGACTTTATTAATATATTTTAGTGAACTCAAATATTCTTTAGCAACTATTTTTAATGCAAAAGTATTTTGCTCACAAGTATTTCAATCTATGTGCTGTGGGATAGGGATTATTCTTATTATACCTATTACTGCTTTTATTACGTCAAAATTAATGCCTTTATCTAGAAAGTCAATTTAA
- a CDS encoding YibE/F family protein encodes MARNFIIENMPEFKSIEANKFSKKRLAIWAGLIIMSLFSLYFITNNEDMYNKPIAKIITINEEESNKETTDGKIEPIKNQKIQAIIMNGIYKGKTVELNNLTSFSQVNDLDLKINDEVFLSIEDNDKQEISSANIIEFKRDKYIVYIINIFVALILLIGGAKGFRSLASVFVNIVIVFTIIELFTKGYDLMAFSIIASIIFIVLSILIVSGRNKKSISAIVGTLIGTLVSMLIAGIVIKLNNWSGIHFEEMEFLTHPPEEIFFIELIIGTLGGIMDIAISISSAIKELYDKNPHIKRKAIIKSSREIGQDIMGTMANTLVFAYISGSVPTILLLLRNGMPITNIISFNLSMEFMRAIVGSIGIVLSIPITMYTSILILKNQKIGEA; translated from the coding sequence ATGGCTAGGAATTTCATAATTGAAAATATGCCAGAGTTTAAATCTATTGAAGCTAATAAATTTAGTAAAAAGAGATTAGCAATTTGGGCTGGGTTAATAATTATGTCTTTATTTAGTTTGTATTTTATTACTAACAATGAAGATATGTATAATAAACCAATAGCTAAAATAATTACAATAAATGAAGAAGAATCTAATAAAGAGACTACTGATGGGAAAATAGAACCAATTAAAAATCAAAAAATTCAAGCTATTATTATGAATGGTATTTATAAAGGAAAAACGGTTGAACTTAATAATTTGACATCATTTTCTCAGGTTAATGACTTGGATTTAAAAATAAATGATGAAGTTTTTTTATCAATTGAAGATAATGATAAACAAGAAATATCTTCTGCAAATATAATTGAATTTAAAAGAGATAAATATATTGTATACATAATAAATATTTTTGTTGCTTTAATTTTATTAATAGGAGGAGCTAAAGGTTTTAGATCACTCGCAAGTGTATTTGTTAATATTGTAATTGTATTTACTATAATTGAATTATTCACTAAAGGCTACGATTTAATGGCATTTTCTATAATAGCAAGTATAATTTTTATTGTTCTTTCTATACTGATAGTGTCTGGACGAAATAAGAAAAGCATTTCTGCTATAGTAGGTACCTTGATTGGTACTCTTGTATCAATGTTAATAGCAGGAATTGTTATAAAGTTAAATAATTGGAGTGGAATTCATTTTGAGGAGATGGAATTTCTTACCCATCCACCAGAAGAAATATTTTTCATTGAATTAATAATAGGTACATTAGGAGGAATAATGGATATAGCAATATCTATTTCTTCAGCCATAAAGGAATTATATGATAAAAATCCACATATTAAAAGAAAAGCTATCATTAAATCTTCAAGAGAAATTGGACAAGATATTATGGGAACAATGGCTAATACTTTGGTTTTTGCTTACATAAGTGGTAGTGTTCCAACTATATTACTTCTTTTAAGAAATGGAATGCCAATTACTAATATAATTAGTTTTAATCTTTCTATGGAATTTATGAGAGCAATCGTTGGAAGCATAGGAATTGTTTTAAGCATTCCTATTACAATGTACACTTCCATTTTAATTCTCAAAAATCAGAAGATTGGAGAAGCTTAA